The following coding sequences are from one Lolium rigidum isolate FL_2022 chromosome 6, APGP_CSIRO_Lrig_0.1, whole genome shotgun sequence window:
- the LOC124661240 gene encoding protein trichome berefringence-like 7, translated as MVTGSFSRSTSARLTARGGAGSPRVAAATAAQRKWWWSAPSLETVALACFLACCALVLSGGLYLSVSRYLGRDRAVADFAGEGLHSCDVFDGSWVRDEGYPLYNSSECAFAERGFNCLANGRRSTEYLKWRWRPRRCDLPRFSARSALEWLRGKRVVFVGDSMSRTQWESFICMLMTGVDDPKTVYEVNGNQISKTIRFLGVRFESFDLSVEFFRSVFLVQQTPAPPFHGSKRVRAILKLDKLDDSSRRWENADVLIFNSGHWWTPSKLFDMGCYFEAGGVLKLGTSVNSAFKMALETWASWVKEKVDLERTRVFFRTYEPSHWSGLNQKVCEVTEKPTTEAKGTDMSEFRDILADVVANMSVPVTILNVTLMGAFRSDAHIGIWSHPSTILDCSHWCLPGVPDAWNELIFSHLLTNGWRTLAT; from the exons ATGGTGACGGGGAGCTTCAGCCGGAGCACGTCGGCGCGGCTCACAGCTCGGGGCGGCGCGGGGAGCCCgcgggtcgccgccgccaccgccgcacagcgcaagtggtggtggtcggcgccGTCCCTCGAGACCGTCGCCCTCGCCTGCTTCCTGGCCTGCTGCGCGCTCGTGCTCTCGGGCGGCCTCTACCTCTCCGTGTCCCGCTACCTGGGCCGGGACCGCGCCGTCGCCGACTTCGCCGGGGAGGGCCTCCACTCCTGCGACGTGTTCGACGGCAGCTGGGTGCGGGACGAGGGGTACCCGCTGTACAACAGCTCCGAGTGCGCCTTCGCGGAGCGCGGGTTCAACTGCCTCGCCAACGGGCGGAGGAGCACCGAGTACCTCAAGTGGCGCTGGAGGCCGCGGCGGTGCGACCTGCCGCGGTTCAGCGCCCGGAGCGCGCTGGAGTGGCTCAGAGGGAAGCGGGTCGTGTTCGTGGGGGACTCCATGAGCCGCACGCAGTGGGAGTCCTTCATCTGCATGCTCATGACGGGGGTGGACGATCCGAAGACGGTTTACGAGGTTAATGGCAACCAGATCTCCAAGACCATCCGGTTTTTAGGAGTGAGGTTTGAGTCGTTCGACCTTAGTGTGGAGTTCTTCCGGTCCGTGTTCCTTGTGCAGCAGACCCCTGCTCCTCCTTTCCATGGCTCGAAAAGGGTCCGTGCCATTCTCAAGCTTGATAAGCTGGATGATAGTAGCAGGAGATGGGAGAATGCCGATGTGCTTATTTTTAACTCAGGGCATTGGTGGACTCCCAGCAAATTGTTTGACAT GGGTTGCTATTTTGAGGCTGGAGGTGTGCTTAAGCTGGGAACATCCGTCAATTCTGCTTTCAAAATGGCACTTGAAACATGGGCTTCATGGGTGAAGGAAAAAGTGGACTTAGAACGAACACGTGTCTTCTTCCGGACTTATGAGCCATCTCACTGGAG TGGCTTAAACCAAAAGGTATGTGAAGTAACAGAAAAACCTACAACTGAGGCCAAAGGAACTGATATGAGTGAATTTAGGGATATACTTGCTGATGTTGTTGCGAACATGAGCGTTCCCGTGACTATACTTAATGTTACTTTGATGGGGGCCTTCAGGAGTGATGCACATATTGGTATCTGGAGCCATCCTTCTACCATACTTGATTGCAGCCACTGGTGCCTTCCTGGAGTTCCAGATGCTTGGAATGAGCTAATATTTTCTCACCTATTGACAAATG GTTGGCGAACGCTGGCTACCTGA